Proteins from one Malaya genurostris strain Urasoe2022 chromosome 2, Malgen_1.1, whole genome shotgun sequence genomic window:
- the LOC131431521 gene encoding retinaldehyde-binding protein 1 isoform X1 has translation MRVPTMLAEVDELPSVQLGDYTLRFELEELTPFGKEVAENELRETPEIKAKAIAELRELLKGQDDLVVPLDNDDWMVRFLRPCKFYPKSALELIQRYYQFKVKHFDMYHDLSPSREVNIFKQNILAVFPNRDQLGRRILLLELGKPWKHKEVTLDEVFKGSVLFLEAAMLEPETQVHGAVVIFDMDGLTMQQAWQFTPPFAKRIVDWLQDAVPLRIKGIHIINQPKIFNIVFALFKPILREKLRTRIVFHGTDRGSLYKHISRECLPPCYGGTVNAPRVQGEQWYELLLKCDGEYTAINKYGYKKQLEEIKNKKNKKK, from the exons ATGA GGGTTCCGACGATGCTTGCGGAGGTGGACGAGCTGCCCTCGGTGCAGCTGGGAGACTACACACTGAGGTTTGAGCTGGAAGAGTTAACACCCTTCGGCAAGGAGGTAGCAGAAAATGAGCTTCGTGAAACGCCCGAAATCAAAGCCAAAGCCATCGCAGAATTAAGAGAGCTACTGAAAG GGCAAGATGACCTGGTGGTACCTCTGGACAATGACGACTGGATGGTTCGATTCTTACGGCCCTGCAAGTTTTACCCGAAGAGTGCACTTGAACTg ATTCAACGGTACTACCAGTTTAAGGTTAAACATTTTGACATGTACCACGATTTAAGTCCTTCGCGGGAGGTTAACATATTCAAGCAGAACATCCTGGCAGTGTTTCCAAACCGGGATCAACTAGGACGTCGAATCCTGCTACTTGAACTCGGAAAACCATGGAAACACAAAGAAGTCACGTTGGACGAGGTGTTCAAAGGAAGTGTGCTGTTCCTGGAAGCTGCCATGCTGGAACCGGAAACACAAGTTCACGGCGCTGTCGTAATCTTCGATATGGACGGTCTTACGATGCAACAAGCCTGGCAGTTCACACCACCATTCGCGAAACGCATTGTTGACTGGTTACAGGACGCCGTTCCCCTTCGAATCAAAGGAATTCATATCATTAACCAACCAAAGATATTCAACATCGTGTTTGCCCTGTTCAAACCAATTTTGCGCGAAAAACTGCGCACCCGTATCGTGTTTCACGGAACTGATCGGGGCTCACTGTACAAGCACATATCTAGGGAATGCCTTCCGCCATGTTACGGTGGAACAGTGAATGCCCCTCGCGTTCAGGGTGAACAGTGGTATGAATTGTTACTCAAATGTGATGGTGAGTACACCGCAATCAACAAATATGGTTACAAGAAACAACTGGAAGAGATTAagaataagaaaaataaaaagaaatga
- the LOC131431521 gene encoding retinaldehyde-binding protein 1 isoform X2 translates to MLAEVDELPSVQLGDYTLRFELEELTPFGKEVAENELRETPEIKAKAIAELRELLKGQDDLVVPLDNDDWMVRFLRPCKFYPKSALELIQRYYQFKVKHFDMYHDLSPSREVNIFKQNILAVFPNRDQLGRRILLLELGKPWKHKEVTLDEVFKGSVLFLEAAMLEPETQVHGAVVIFDMDGLTMQQAWQFTPPFAKRIVDWLQDAVPLRIKGIHIINQPKIFNIVFALFKPILREKLRTRIVFHGTDRGSLYKHISRECLPPCYGGTVNAPRVQGEQWYELLLKCDGEYTAINKYGYKKQLEEIKNKKNKKK, encoded by the exons ATGCTTGCGGAGGTGGACGAGCTGCCCTCGGTGCAGCTGGGAGACTACACACTGAGGTTTGAGCTGGAAGAGTTAACACCCTTCGGCAAGGAGGTAGCAGAAAATGAGCTTCGTGAAACGCCCGAAATCAAAGCCAAAGCCATCGCAGAATTAAGAGAGCTACTGAAAG GGCAAGATGACCTGGTGGTACCTCTGGACAATGACGACTGGATGGTTCGATTCTTACGGCCCTGCAAGTTTTACCCGAAGAGTGCACTTGAACTg ATTCAACGGTACTACCAGTTTAAGGTTAAACATTTTGACATGTACCACGATTTAAGTCCTTCGCGGGAGGTTAACATATTCAAGCAGAACATCCTGGCAGTGTTTCCAAACCGGGATCAACTAGGACGTCGAATCCTGCTACTTGAACTCGGAAAACCATGGAAACACAAAGAAGTCACGTTGGACGAGGTGTTCAAAGGAAGTGTGCTGTTCCTGGAAGCTGCCATGCTGGAACCGGAAACACAAGTTCACGGCGCTGTCGTAATCTTCGATATGGACGGTCTTACGATGCAACAAGCCTGGCAGTTCACACCACCATTCGCGAAACGCATTGTTGACTGGTTACAGGACGCCGTTCCCCTTCGAATCAAAGGAATTCATATCATTAACCAACCAAAGATATTCAACATCGTGTTTGCCCTGTTCAAACCAATTTTGCGCGAAAAACTGCGCACCCGTATCGTGTTTCACGGAACTGATCGGGGCTCACTGTACAAGCACATATCTAGGGAATGCCTTCCGCCATGTTACGGTGGAACAGTGAATGCCCCTCGCGTTCAGGGTGAACAGTGGTATGAATTGTTACTCAAATGTGATGGTGAGTACACCGCAATCAACAAATATGGTTACAAGAAACAACTGGAAGAGATTAagaataagaaaaataaaaagaaatga